One Verrucomicrobiia bacterium genomic window carries:
- a CDS encoding formyltetrahydrofolate deformylase, whose protein sequence is MKQFATITVIGRDKTGVIARVTSFLFEQHANIEALEEQVTRGQFSMTLQASWKEEQLDAQTLQSGLADLAKVLQMEIRMRLTNPSRRQRMAILVTREPHCLEALLRAVRQGRLNRAEPVIVISNRPDLEPIAREHKLPFVLIPWNERADAEAHLLRLLDENEIDFLVLARFMKILSPNVAWRFKNKIINIHPSLLPSFPGAQAYRQAYEHGVKIAGVTAHFVSMHLDEGPIIAQGSFRVHPEWTLKEIVAAGQKLESEILLKAVRLYLTKRLDVYWGVVREV, encoded by the coding sequence ATGAAGCAGTTCGCCACCATTACGGTGATCGGCCGCGACAAGACGGGGGTCATCGCACGCGTCACCAGTTTTCTCTTCGAACAGCATGCCAACATTGAAGCGCTTGAGGAGCAGGTGACGCGGGGGCAATTCAGCATGACACTCCAGGCATCCTGGAAGGAGGAGCAACTCGACGCCCAAACCCTCCAGAGCGGATTGGCCGACCTCGCGAAGGTGCTGCAGATGGAAATTCGAATGCGCCTGACCAATCCATCGCGGCGCCAGCGCATGGCCATTCTCGTCACCCGTGAGCCGCATTGCCTCGAGGCGCTCCTCCGCGCGGTGCGGCAGGGTCGATTGAATCGCGCAGAACCTGTCATCGTGATCAGCAATCGCCCGGACTTGGAACCCATCGCGCGCGAGCACAAGCTGCCGTTTGTGTTGATTCCATGGAACGAACGCGCGGACGCCGAGGCGCACCTGCTGCGGCTGCTCGACGAGAACGAAATCGATTTCCTGGTCCTCGCCCGCTTCATGAAAATCCTTTCGCCCAACGTCGCGTGGCGATTCAAAAACAAGATCATCAACATTCATCCATCTCTCCTCCCAAGCTTCCCAGGCGCGCAAGCGTATCGGCAGGCCTACGAGCATGGCGTGAAGATCGCGGGAGTGACCGCTCATTTCGTCAGCATGCACCTGGATGAAGGCCCAATCATCGCGCAGGGCAGCTTCCGTGTGCATCCCGAATGGACGTTGAAGGAGATCGTCGCAGCAGGCCAGAAGCTCGAATCAGAGATTCTGCTGAAGGCCGTGCGGCTCTATCTGACGAAACGCCTCGATGTTTATTGGGGCGTGGTCAGGGAAGTTTGA
- a CDS encoding endonuclease/exonuclease/phosphatase family protein, translating into MLQGTGKARGGIVLTIIIFFTCHQLLHGGVLLNEEFSYPDAALTAASAIWQTHSGAPGQAVVSSGRLVLNGFNTEDVNAALAGGPFASGDSTNRFYSSFRLRVTAPPGSAGGYVAHFKGNSATAICGRIWIFSPAASPGKIRIGLSSASGSAPAAVWPFELNLNADYVVVTRLVNSNAATKLWIDPISEADFHVVVSEPADSFNVAAYAFRQAAGIGSIEIDDLRVGTRFIDVLPAAPNLYAPLVLDGPANQLVLQGSPTVLEVRAQADPPPSFQWFRDGFLLAGAQGSTLTLPRAEFADSGFYHVQVSNVIDAAFTAPVSLNVRVAAPAAFSLLNYNLHGNGVLNWTTNSPQVRAIGRIVQFLNPDILALQEIPVTNNGTAQMEHFVKAFRAGFHLATNSSDDGSIRSAIISRYPILAARSWLHGASLEPYGVPNETLKRDLFEAEIAVPGLPEPLHVFTVHLKSGQDTAAARQRTGETAAISNFFATTFRATHPMAPYVLTGDFNEDLMRPPPSRLGSVERLVNPGTGLHLTTPLEISGGSELTFSTQSPNGFTRRYDYILPSSLLWSNVVSSELFRSDVLDVLPQNLYWTDSRVASDHLPVLIRFANPFRRQPFLRITRTRIGIDLSFSSVPGQRYHVEQSANLVNWNMVSEVTAEQVETTMPVHPQESSGFLRVGIGPQ; encoded by the coding sequence ATGCTTCAGGGAACAGGGAAAGCAAGGGGAGGGATCGTTCTTACCATCATTATCTTCTTCACATGTCATCAGTTGCTGCATGGTGGCGTCCTGTTGAACGAGGAGTTTTCGTACCCCGACGCCGCGCTCACGGCAGCCTCTGCCATTTGGCAGACACATAGCGGAGCTCCAGGCCAGGCTGTGGTCAGTTCAGGCAGGCTCGTGTTGAACGGGTTCAACACCGAAGACGTCAACGCCGCGCTCGCGGGTGGGCCGTTCGCGAGTGGCGACTCGACGAATCGTTTCTACAGCAGCTTTCGTTTGCGGGTCACAGCCCCGCCAGGGTCGGCGGGCGGTTACGTTGCGCATTTCAAAGGCAACTCCGCGACGGCGATATGCGGGCGCATCTGGATTTTCTCGCCAGCTGCAAGCCCCGGAAAAATTCGAATCGGCCTCTCCTCCGCCAGCGGTTCCGCTCCTGCCGCCGTATGGCCTTTTGAGCTGAATCTGAACGCGGATTACGTGGTCGTGACGCGCCTCGTGAACAGCAATGCGGCGACGAAGCTCTGGATCGATCCCATCTCCGAAGCGGATTTTCACGTTGTCGTGTCGGAACCAGCGGACTCGTTCAACGTAGCTGCGTATGCATTCCGGCAGGCGGCGGGGATTGGTTCGATCGAGATCGACGACCTGCGTGTTGGAACACGATTCATCGACGTTCTGCCAGCCGCACCCAATCTATACGCGCCTCTCGTGCTGGATGGGCCAGCCAATCAGCTCGTCCTGCAGGGAAGCCCCACAGTCCTTGAAGTGCGTGCGCAGGCGGATCCGCCGCCGTCGTTCCAATGGTTTCGAGACGGCTTTCTGCTCGCGGGAGCCCAAGGATCCACCCTCACTCTTCCACGAGCGGAGTTCGCGGATTCGGGGTTCTACCACGTTCAGGTCAGCAATGTCATCGACGCGGCGTTCACCGCGCCCGTTTCGTTGAACGTGCGTGTCGCCGCACCCGCTGCGTTCTCACTGCTGAACTATAATCTTCATGGAAACGGCGTGTTGAACTGGACGACGAACTCGCCACAGGTGCGCGCGATTGGGAGGATCGTTCAATTCTTGAACCCCGACATTCTCGCGCTGCAGGAGATTCCGGTGACCAACAACGGCACTGCGCAGATGGAACATTTTGTTAAGGCTTTCCGCGCTGGATTTCACCTGGCTACGAACTCAAGTGACGATGGATCGATCCGCAGCGCCATCATCAGCCGGTATCCGATCCTCGCGGCGCGCAGCTGGCTGCACGGCGCCAGTCTTGAACCGTATGGTGTTCCGAACGAGACCTTGAAGCGCGACCTGTTTGAGGCCGAGATTGCCGTGCCGGGATTGCCTGAACCGTTGCACGTATTCACAGTCCACTTGAAGTCGGGCCAGGACACTGCCGCAGCGCGACAGCGCACAGGTGAGACCGCTGCGATATCGAATTTCTTCGCAACCACGTTCAGGGCCACGCACCCGATGGCTCCCTATGTTCTGACGGGTGATTTCAATGAAGACTTGATGCGGCCGCCACCGAGCCGGCTGGGATCGGTCGAACGGCTCGTCAACCCGGGCACTGGATTGCACCTGACCACGCCACTTGAAATTTCGGGCGGGAGTGAACTGACGTTCAGCACGCAATCGCCGAACGGCTTCACGCGACGCTACGATTACATTCTGCCGTCCAGCCTGCTATGGTCGAACGTGGTGAGCAGCGAACTATTTCGTTCCGACGTTTTGGATGTCCTGCCACAGAATCTCTATTGGACCGACAGCCGCGTTGCATCGGACCATTTGCCAGTGCTGATCCGCTTTGCAAATCCATTCAGGCGGCAACCGTTCCTGAGAATCACACGAACCAGGATTGGCATTGACCTCAGCTTCTCGTCAGTGCCCGGCCAGCGGTATCACGTCGAACAATCTGCGAATCTGGTGAATTGGAATATGGTATCGGAAGTCACGGCGGAACAGGTGGAAACAACCATGCCGGTTCATCCACAGGAGTCATCCGGTTTTCTTCGTGTGGGCATCGGACCGCAGTAG
- the nth gene encoding endonuclease III, translating to MPRESLQAKIERTGKIISRLQSAYPDAHCELNFSNPLELLIATILSAQCTDKRVNIVTAGLFKKYRSAADFASADLGTLEQDIKSTGFYRNKARSIKACCQAIVSQHGGEVPRTMESLVELGGVGRKTANVVLGNAFNTPVGVVVDTHVGRLSLRLGLTRETDPVKVESALMQLVPEVHWTLFSHLLIWHGRRRCYARKPDCPNCEVLALCPRIGVTDPLLTTARKKGAE from the coding sequence ATGCCGCGCGAATCACTTCAGGCGAAAATTGAGCGAACGGGAAAAATCATTTCCCGCTTGCAATCCGCCTACCCCGATGCGCATTGCGAACTGAATTTTTCGAATCCGCTGGAATTGCTGATCGCGACCATCCTTTCCGCGCAATGCACAGACAAGCGCGTGAACATCGTCACAGCCGGCTTGTTCAAGAAGTACCGGTCGGCCGCTGATTTTGCCTCCGCAGACCTAGGCACGCTCGAGCAGGACATCAAGAGCACGGGCTTTTACCGCAACAAGGCAAGGAGCATCAAGGCGTGCTGCCAGGCGATCGTGAGTCAGCACGGCGGCGAGGTTCCGCGCACGATGGAAAGTCTCGTCGAACTCGGCGGTGTCGGCCGCAAGACCGCGAATGTTGTTCTCGGCAACGCCTTCAACACACCCGTGGGCGTGGTCGTGGACACGCACGTCGGACGTCTCTCACTGCGTCTGGGCCTTACGCGTGAAACCGATCCAGTGAAGGTCGAGTCGGCTTTGATGCAACTCGTTCCGGAAGTCCATTGGACATTGTTCAGTCACCTCCTCATCTGGCACGGACGCCGGCGTTGTTACGCGCGAAAGCCCGATTGCCCCAACTGCGAGGTGCTGGCGTTGTGTCCGCGAATCGGCGTGACGGATCCGCTGCTGACGACTGCCAGGAAGAAGGGCGCCGAGTGA
- a CDS encoding DUF481 domain-containing protein: MKYKSMLPCFAAAVAAATSTQPAIAQAPADDPTAWKSSAAFGLTMTRGNSETVMGTLNLSTGKKWDQHEISLGADAAYGTTEIDGEEETTASSARAFGQYNHLFNERLYGYGRLEALHDDVANVDYRITLSPGAGYYLIKEDRMDLSVEAGPSYVLERLDGEEDNYLALRLAEKFNFKINDRARIWQSVEFLPQVDDFDNFLLNAEIGIEADLTESFSLRSFIQDTYDNEPAPGRDENDLKWVTAIAYKF, from the coding sequence ATGAAATACAAATCCATGCTCCCCTGCTTCGCGGCTGCCGTAGCTGCTGCGACATCCACCCAACCCGCCATTGCCCAGGCCCCCGCCGATGATCCCACGGCCTGGAAGAGCAGCGCTGCGTTTGGGCTCACGATGACACGCGGCAACAGCGAAACCGTGATGGGTACCCTCAATCTTTCCACGGGAAAGAAATGGGACCAGCACGAGATCAGTCTCGGGGCCGATGCTGCCTACGGGACGACGGAAATCGACGGCGAGGAAGAGACGACTGCCAGTTCCGCGCGCGCGTTCGGCCAATACAATCACCTCTTCAATGAGCGTCTGTATGGCTATGGCCGTCTCGAAGCGCTCCATGATGACGTTGCAAACGTGGATTATCGCATCACGCTCAGCCCTGGGGCCGGCTATTACCTGATCAAGGAAGATCGCATGGACCTTAGCGTTGAAGCCGGCCCGAGCTACGTGCTCGAACGGCTCGATGGTGAAGAGGACAATTACCTCGCTCTCCGCCTGGCTGAGAAATTCAACTTCAAGATCAACGACCGCGCCCGAATCTGGCAGTCGGTGGAGTTCCTGCCCCAGGTCGACGACTTCGACAACTTCCTCCTGAATGCCGAGATAGGGATCGAAGCCGACCTGACGGAAAGCTTCAGCCTGCGCAGTTTCATCCAGGACACTTACGACAACGAACCTGCTCCCGGCCGGGATGAGAACGACCTGAAATGGGTCACCGCAATTGCGTATAAATTCTGA
- a CDS encoding KamA family radical SAM protein, translating to MHSATPRESGEEPPAGRSFESLKEFKSAGKGFWEDVPDTEWNDWRWQLKNRITTLQQLQMLMPTLTPEEHAGTQLANHKLALAITPYFFNLIDPADEHCPIRRQVVPRLEETATAPWEMSDPCGEDSHSPVPGLVHRYPDRVLFLVTDRCAAYCRYCTRSRLVSNAAGYDFHPEFNRQIAYIREHPEIRDVLLSGGDPLLLSDDKLEHLLSQLRAIPHVEFLRIGTRIPIFLPQRITPALCAMLKKYHPLFMSVHSNHPRELTTEVREALGRLADAGIPLGNQTVLLRHVNDDANLMKAHVQKLLMCRVRPYYIYQCDLIAGSAHLRTSVRKGLEIMEQLRGHTTGYAVPTYVIDAPGGGGKVPVSPEYVLSRNADRVVIRNYEGKVFEYPEAADGTPLFRPERVNEAELV from the coding sequence ATGCACAGCGCAACTCCACGGGAGAGCGGCGAGGAGCCGCCCGCAGGTCGAAGTTTCGAATCGTTAAAAGAGTTCAAATCAGCCGGAAAAGGATTCTGGGAAGACGTTCCGGACACGGAATGGAATGACTGGCGCTGGCAGTTGAAGAACCGCATCACCACGCTGCAGCAACTGCAGATGCTGATGCCCACGCTGACGCCCGAGGAACACGCCGGCACGCAGCTCGCCAATCACAAGCTCGCGCTGGCAATCACCCCTTACTTTTTCAATCTGATTGATCCCGCAGATGAACATTGCCCGATTCGGCGCCAGGTCGTTCCGCGCCTCGAGGAAACCGCCACGGCGCCGTGGGAAATGAGCGATCCGTGTGGCGAGGATTCGCACTCGCCCGTTCCCGGGCTTGTTCATCGCTACCCCGATCGCGTGCTGTTTCTCGTGACCGATCGTTGCGCGGCGTATTGCCGTTACTGCACTCGTTCACGCCTGGTGAGCAACGCCGCGGGATATGATTTTCATCCCGAATTCAACCGCCAGATCGCATACATTCGCGAGCACCCGGAAATCCGCGATGTGCTGCTGAGCGGTGGCGATCCGTTGCTCTTGAGTGATGACAAACTCGAACACCTTCTCAGCCAGTTGCGGGCCATTCCGCACGTTGAGTTCCTGAGGATCGGGACGCGCATTCCCATCTTTCTTCCGCAACGCATCACGCCCGCGTTGTGCGCCATGCTGAAGAAATATCATCCCTTGTTCATGAGCGTGCATTCCAATCATCCGCGCGAGCTCACCACAGAAGTGCGTGAAGCACTCGGCCGGCTGGCGGATGCGGGCATTCCGCTCGGGAACCAAACCGTCCTGTTGCGGCATGTGAATGACGATGCGAATCTCATGAAGGCGCATGTGCAAAAATTGCTGATGTGCCGCGTGCGACCCTATTACATCTACCAGTGCGATCTAATTGCGGGCTCAGCACATCTCCGAACAAGCGTTCGCAAGGGCCTCGAGATCATGGAGCAATTGCGCGGGCACACGACGGGTTACGCTGTTCCCACCTATGTCATCGACGCTCCTGGCGGCGGCGGCAAAGTGCCCGTCAGTCCGGAATACGTGCTTAGCCGCAATGCCGACCGTGTCGTGATTCGCAATTACGAGGGCAAGGTGTTCGAGTATCCCGAAGCTGCCGACGGAACGCCGCTGTTCCGGCCGGAACGCGTCAACGAAGCGGAACTCGTCTGA
- a CDS encoding zinc ribbon domain-containing protein has translation MPTYEYVCEKCGHEFEKFQSMAEKPLAICPEDLCAKKKWGRGKVTKKISAGAGLIFKGSGFYITDYRSEGYKEAAKKDAAATAPAPAKDSKPGAETKAAAPAKTEKKPKASKPD, from the coding sequence ATGCCGACTTACGAATACGTCTGCGAAAAGTGCGGACACGAATTCGAAAAATTTCAAAGCATGGCGGAGAAGCCACTGGCAATTTGCCCGGAAGACCTGTGCGCAAAGAAAAAATGGGGCCGCGGGAAGGTCACGAAAAAAATCAGCGCCGGGGCCGGACTTATCTTCAAGGGCAGCGGTTTCTACATCACGGATTATCGCAGCGAAGGTTACAAGGAAGCTGCGAAGAAGGACGCCGCCGCGACCGCGCCGGCTCCTGCCAAGGACTCCAAACCCGGCGCAGAAACGAAGGCGGCGGCTCCCGCGAAAACCGAGAAGAAGCCCAAGGCTTCCAAGCCCGACTGA
- the speY gene encoding deoxyhypusine synthase — protein MARTERQKISNREAVADMPDWMKDKHCPHKKKYMSGKRIMPKNINGKEKLAYIIDETFLAYNSARLKEACQLFANRMLDQDVTIGMSISGALTPAGLGCSSIIPLIKAGFVDWIVSTGANLYHDMHFALNYPVHSGSFKFDDTDLRDNDLVRIYDVVIPYSDGLMATDDLLRELLIKPEFQKEMGTAELHYLIGRYCAEWERKHKLKDVSVLAAAYRAGVPCYTSSPGDSTIGMNFAGVELRGNKLRVNPSIDVNETTAFVLGAKRGGGRSGVVLWGGGSPKNFMLQTEPQIQEVLRMKEVGQDFFIQVTDARPDTGGLSGATPGEAVSWGKVDPTKLPDAVVCYTDTTIAMPLFTHYALAKHKPRKLKRLYDQRGKLLKDLTREYFKHNGVKMLDGSEPQLD, from the coding sequence ATGGCCAGAACTGAACGTCAAAAAATTTCCAATCGCGAAGCGGTCGCGGACATGCCGGATTGGATGAAGGACAAACATTGCCCGCATAAAAAGAAATACATGTCGGGCAAGCGGATCATGCCGAAGAACATCAACGGCAAGGAGAAGCTCGCCTACATCATTGATGAGACGTTCCTGGCCTACAACTCGGCACGTCTCAAGGAAGCCTGCCAGCTCTTCGCGAATCGGATGCTCGACCAGGATGTCACGATCGGCATGAGCATCTCCGGCGCATTGACGCCCGCGGGCCTCGGCTGCTCCAGCATCATCCCGCTGATCAAGGCGGGTTTCGTGGACTGGATCGTGTCGACCGGCGCGAATCTCTACCACGACATGCACTTTGCGCTCAATTACCCGGTCCATTCGGGCAGCTTCAAATTCGACGACACGGACCTCCGCGACAATGATTTGGTGCGCATCTATGACGTCGTGATCCCGTATTCCGACGGCCTCATGGCGACGGACGATTTGCTGCGCGAACTCCTGATAAAGCCGGAGTTTCAGAAGGAGATGGGCACCGCGGAGCTGCATTATCTGATCGGACGCTACTGCGCGGAATGGGAGCGGAAGCACAAACTCAAGGACGTGTCGGTCCTTGCTGCGGCGTATCGTGCGGGCGTGCCGTGCTACACCAGTTCACCTGGTGATTCGACGATTGGCATGAACTTCGCCGGCGTGGAATTGCGCGGCAACAAGCTGCGGGTGAATCCGTCGATCGACGTCAATGAAACCACTGCATTCGTGCTCGGCGCGAAGCGTGGGGGTGGACGCAGCGGCGTTGTGCTCTGGGGAGGCGGCAGCCCGAAGAATTTCATGCTGCAGACCGAGCCGCAGATTCAGGAAGTCCTGCGAATGAAAGAGGTCGGCCAGGATTTCTTCATCCAGGTGACTGACGCGCGGCCTGACACAGGCGGCCTGTCTGGCGCGACGCCGGGCGAAGCGGTGAGCTGGGGCAAGGTGGATCCCACCAAGCTTCCCGACGCCGTGGTTTGCTACACGGATACGACGATCGCAATGCCGCTCTTTACGCATTACGCGCTCGCAAAACACAAGCCGCGCAAGTTGAAGCGGCTCTATGACCAGCGCGGCAAGCTGCTGAAGGATTTGACTCGCGAGTACTTCAAGCACAATGGCGTCAAGATGCTCGACGGCAGCGAGCCTCAACTGGACTGA
- a CDS encoding urease accessory protein UreD produces MNTLQSQDRELTRAGRAALEVGLVRGQSTVVSAFATNPLKLLTPRARGQSVWACTSSFGGGLVAGDETLLEVRIRAGARCFVGTQASTKVYRNETGLPCGHETLGFVERDAILVFAPDPVQAFALSIYRQKQVFQLLPGAGLVLVDWFTSGRAARGERWAFSLFQCRNEVFIEDRRVFLDSLLLDCTRTELKGAHRLGRWNCIATVLLAGTPLEEGAQSIQLDVASRAVGKQDALIVSASATEDGVLVRIAGESVEAVGREVQRLLYFVKEILGDDPWARRQ; encoded by the coding sequence GTGAACACACTGCAATCACAGGACCGTGAGCTGACTCGAGCAGGCCGGGCCGCGCTCGAGGTGGGTTTGGTTCGCGGACAGAGCACTGTCGTTTCTGCGTTCGCGACAAATCCCTTGAAGCTGCTGACGCCGCGTGCACGGGGGCAAAGCGTCTGGGCATGCACAAGCAGCTTCGGCGGGGGATTGGTGGCGGGCGACGAAACTCTGCTTGAGGTGCGGATTCGCGCGGGCGCGCGCTGCTTCGTCGGGACACAGGCGTCCACGAAGGTTTACCGTAACGAGACCGGGCTTCCGTGCGGGCACGAGACCCTGGGGTTCGTCGAACGCGACGCGATTCTCGTGTTCGCGCCCGATCCGGTTCAAGCGTTTGCGCTTTCGATTTACCGGCAGAAGCAGGTGTTTCAGTTGTTGCCGGGCGCGGGATTGGTGCTTGTGGATTGGTTTACTTCGGGCCGCGCGGCGCGGGGCGAACGCTGGGCGTTCTCTTTGTTCCAGTGCCGAAACGAGGTGTTCATTGAGGACCGTCGCGTGTTCCTGGATTCTCTTTTGCTGGATTGCACGCGAACCGAGTTGAAGGGCGCCCATCGGCTGGGCCGCTGGAACTGCATCGCCACGGTGCTGCTGGCGGGAACGCCCCTGGAGGAGGGCGCGCAATCCATTCAGTTGGATGTCGCGTCGCGTGCGGTTGGCAAACAGGATGCGCTGATCGTCAGCGCCAGCGCCACCGAGGATGGCGTGCTGGTGCGCATCGCGGGCGAGAGCGTCGAAGCCGTGGGCCGCGAAGTGCAACGGCTTCTGTATTTTGTGAAGGAAATCCTGGGTGATGATCCCTGGGCACGACGACAATGA
- a CDS encoding urease subunit gamma — MHLSPREIDKLTLHQAGFLAQKRLARGLRLNHPEAVALIATQLQEFIRDGRAVAELMQLGRHLLGRNQVMSGVPEMIHDVQVEGTFPDGTKLVTVHHPIALENGDLTLALHGSFLPIPELSSFKPDKESIQPGSCEILDGDVELNAGRAAVELSVTNLGDRPVQVGSHYHFIETNPALQFDRGAAYGKRLDIPAGTAVRFEPGESRTVRLVEIAGRKIIRGGNNVASGKVSAAAKKAALLRVKQKQFGNTR; from the coding sequence ATGCATCTTTCCCCACGTGAAATCGACAAGCTGACGCTGCACCAGGCGGGATTTCTCGCGCAGAAGCGGCTGGCGCGCGGATTGCGACTGAACCATCCCGAAGCCGTCGCATTGATCGCCACGCAGTTGCAGGAGTTCATTCGAGACGGCCGCGCAGTCGCTGAACTCATGCAGTTGGGCAGGCATTTGCTTGGACGAAACCAGGTGATGAGCGGGGTTCCTGAGATGATTCACGATGTGCAGGTGGAAGGCACGTTTCCGGACGGAACCAAACTCGTGACAGTCCATCATCCCATCGCGCTGGAAAACGGCGATCTCACACTGGCGTTGCACGGCAGCTTTCTGCCGATCCCTGAGTTGTCTTCGTTCAAACCGGACAAGGAATCCATCCAGCCGGGATCGTGCGAGATCCTGGACGGAGACGTTGAGTTGAATGCGGGACGGGCGGCCGTGGAGTTATCGGTCACCAATCTCGGCGATCGGCCTGTGCAGGTTGGCAGCCATTATCATTTTATCGAAACGAATCCCGCGTTGCAGTTTGATCGCGGCGCTGCCTACGGCAAGCGTCTCGACATCCCGGCGGGCACGGCGGTGCGCTTTGAACCGGGCGAATCAAGGACCGTGCGGCTGGTCGAGATCGCGGGCCGCAAGATCATTCGCGGCGGGAACAATGTCGCCAGTGGGAAGGTTTCGGCAGCGGCAAAGAAGGCGGCCCTGTTGCGCGTAAAACAAAAGCAATTCGGGAACACCCGGTGA
- the ureC gene encoding urease subunit alpha, with amino-acid sequence MAHKMKRSHYADMFGPTTGDKVRLGDTSLFLEVEKDFTSYGDECKFGGGKVIREGMGQAAGVGDRDALDCVITNALVLDWSGIYKADIGIKDGLIAAIGKAGNPDVMAGVTRGMIVGVTTEVIAGEGLILTAGGFDSHIHFICPQQAHEAIAAGLTTMVGGGTGPAVGTCATTCTPGSFNLRMMLRAVDSLPLNFGFTGKGNTALRAGLPEQIQAGAIGLKLHEDWGTTPAAIDCCLKIADEFDIQATIHTDTLNESAFVEGTIAAFKGRTIHTYHSEGAGGGHAPDIIRICGEPNVLPSSTNPTRPYTVNTIDEHLDMLMVCHHLDPNLPEDVAFAESRIRGETIAAEDILHDIGAISMMSSDSQAMGRIGEVITRTWQTADKMKQQRGRLPEESGDNDNVRIKRYLSKYTINPALAHGMAHIIGSVEKGKLADLVLWKPAFFGAKPEMVIKGGVIAWSQMGDPNASIPTPQPVIMRPMFGSFGKASGPCAISFVSQAAKQRGVGKSYGLSKRIEAVKGCRIVSKRDMKWNNALPKITVDPETYEVRANGELLTCEPAKVLPLAQRYFLF; translated from the coding sequence ATGGCGCATAAAATGAAGCGTTCGCATTACGCGGACATGTTCGGGCCGACGACGGGCGACAAAGTACGGCTCGGCGACACTTCGCTGTTCCTGGAGGTGGAGAAGGATTTCACCAGTTATGGCGACGAATGCAAATTCGGCGGCGGCAAAGTGATTCGCGAGGGGATGGGCCAGGCGGCCGGTGTGGGTGATCGCGATGCGCTGGATTGCGTCATCACCAACGCGCTCGTGCTGGATTGGAGCGGGATCTACAAGGCCGATATCGGCATCAAGGACGGTTTGATTGCCGCCATCGGAAAGGCTGGGAATCCTGACGTGATGGCGGGTGTGACACGAGGCATGATCGTGGGTGTCACGACGGAGGTGATTGCGGGGGAAGGCTTGATCCTCACTGCGGGCGGCTTCGATTCGCACATTCATTTCATTTGCCCGCAACAGGCGCATGAAGCGATTGCGGCTGGATTGACGACGATGGTCGGCGGCGGAACGGGCCCTGCGGTGGGCACCTGCGCGACAACGTGCACGCCAGGTTCCTTCAACTTGCGCATGATGCTGCGGGCGGTGGATTCATTGCCGCTCAATTTCGGATTCACCGGGAAAGGCAACACGGCGTTGCGAGCCGGATTGCCAGAACAGATCCAGGCCGGTGCGATTGGATTGAAGCTGCACGAGGATTGGGGAACCACGCCCGCAGCCATCGATTGCTGCCTAAAGATCGCGGACGAGTTCGACATCCAGGCGACGATTCACACCGACACATTGAACGAATCTGCATTCGTGGAAGGCACGATCGCCGCCTTTAAGGGCCGCACCATCCACACCTACCACAGCGAAGGCGCGGGCGGCGGACATGCGCCCGACATCATTCGAATTTGCGGCGAACCAAATGTACTGCCGAGTTCCACCAATCCAACGAGGCCGTACACGGTGAACACCATCGACGAGCACCTCGACATGCTCATGGTTTGCCATCACCTGGATCCAAATCTGCCTGAGGACGTCGCATTTGCTGAAAGCCGGATTCGAGGCGAAACGATCGCTGCTGAAGATATTCTTCACGACATCGGCGCGATCAGCATGATGAGTTCGGATTCGCAGGCGATGGGCCGAATCGGGGAAGTGATCACCCGCACATGGCAGACTGCCGACAAGATGAAGCAGCAGCGTGGCAGGCTGCCTGAGGAAAGCGGTGACAATGACAACGTGCGGATCAAGCGTTACCTCTCGAAGTACACGATCAATCCTGCGCTCGCCCATGGAATGGCGCACATCATCGGATCGGTCGAGAAAGGAAAGCTCGCCGATCTGGTGCTTTGGAAACCGGCGTTCTTCGGCGCGAAACCCGAGATGGTGATCAAGGGCGGAGTAATTGCGTGGTCACAGATGGGCGATCCGAACGCGAGCATTCCCACGCCGCAACCTGTGATCATGCGGCCCATGTTCGGGAGCTTTGGCAAGGCTTCGGGCCCCTGCGCGATTTCGTTTGTCAGCCAGGCTGCGAAACAGCGTGGCGTTGGAAAGTCGTATGGCTTGAGCAAGCGAATCGAAGCGGTGAAAGGCTGCCGCATTGTGAGCAAGCGGGACATGAAGTGGAACAACGCCCTGCCGAAAATCACTGTCGATCCTGAAACCTACGAAGTCCGCGCAAACGGTGAGTTGCTCACGTGCGAACCCGCAAAAGTGCTGCCGCTCGCGCAACGATATTTTCTTTTTTGA